A stretch of Bordetella genomosp. 13 DNA encodes these proteins:
- a CDS encoding pentapeptide repeat-containing protein — MTPDILRQRIEHGEALTGLDLQGASLEGLDLSGALLQRCDLRGASLAGADLRGCRFNECLLPQSDLRGANLKKCTFYRCELGEACFQGALFHDASFSECRAMAADFSRTPLNGCRFVRTALLRARFDGVEQHEGSFSECGLADASFAGAALRQMRFYRADLRHTDLSGVRLERVVFEEADLTGQRLAGQSLSGSQFIGARMDDCDLRNAQLHDSNFTGASMRRARLAGALGPGATFEQANLAGANCAGARLPHSAWADACVDGAVFSGADLAHAVLPRISASRARFEGAELAHADFSCADLRDADLRDARFRGTQLHGARTDGVRWTSRAGIVDHEPGLLRAQPQAAQRHGAA; from the coding sequence AGCACTGACCGGACTGGACCTGCAAGGCGCCTCGCTCGAAGGCCTGGATCTCAGCGGCGCCTTGCTGCAGCGCTGCGACCTGCGCGGCGCATCGCTGGCCGGCGCCGACCTGCGCGGGTGCCGCTTCAACGAATGTCTCTTGCCGCAATCGGATCTGCGCGGCGCCAATCTGAAGAAGTGCACGTTCTACCGCTGCGAGCTGGGCGAGGCCTGCTTCCAGGGCGCACTGTTCCACGATGCCTCGTTCTCCGAATGCCGCGCGATGGCGGCCGACTTCAGCCGCACGCCGCTGAACGGCTGCCGCTTTGTAAGAACGGCGCTGCTGCGCGCGCGCTTCGACGGTGTGGAGCAACATGAGGGCAGCTTCTCGGAATGCGGCCTGGCCGACGCCAGTTTCGCGGGGGCCGCGCTGCGGCAGATGCGCTTTTACCGTGCCGACCTGCGCCACACCGATCTGTCGGGCGTGCGCCTCGAACGCGTGGTGTTCGAAGAGGCCGACCTGACCGGCCAGCGTCTGGCCGGCCAGTCCCTGTCGGGCAGCCAGTTCATCGGCGCGCGCATGGACGACTGCGATCTGCGCAACGCACAGCTGCACGACAGCAACTTCACCGGCGCATCGATGCGCCGCGCGCGACTGGCCGGCGCGCTCGGTCCGGGCGCCACGTTCGAGCAGGCCAATCTGGCGGGCGCCAACTGCGCGGGAGCGCGCCTGCCGCATAGCGCATGGGCGGATGCCTGTGTGGACGGGGCCGTGTTCAGCGGCGCCGACCTGGCGCATGCGGTCTTGCCGCGGATCAGCGCGTCGCGTGCGCGATTCGAGGGTGCGGAGCTGGCCCATGCCGATTTCTCATGCGCGGACCTGCGCGATGCGGACCTGCGCGATGCGCGCTTCCGGGGCACGCAACTGCATGGCGCGCGGACGGACGGCGTGCGCTGGACCTCGCGTGCCGGCATCGTCGATCACGAGCCAGGCTTGCTCCGGGCACAGCCGCAAGCGGCGCAGCGCCACGGCGCTGCCTGA